A segment of the Candida albicans SC5314 chromosome 2, complete sequence genome:
TGCAAAAGgaaataaatattgataCAATAAATGCGATAGTTCCAAAAATTCTACAAGAAGATATGACGGGAgatataattgaattaatgaatCGAGAGTTGCCTAAAATTCCTAAGGACCTGCCGGTTAAGTTGCCCATCGAGCAGCCTTTTGGGTATAAATATTATCAGTTGTTTGACACCATCCATGAATACTGTATAACAAATACCAAAGATAAGCGTATGGTAAATAACTGGTATTTATACACACATTGCTAcaactatttttttattccaCACGATCGGATCTTACCCacaatgaaatttttttgtgaAAATGAAAGATGGAACGGAGCTCTcagaatttttaaaaaagtCATTGAAATGTCACAGTTGCATGGTGAACACAATCACAAACCTCCTACACGTGAAatgtatttatatttgattaatgaGTTTGGGGACAAGTTGTACGAAGATGGAGTGATTGAAGTTCatgaattattgaaaatggaCTTAAATCTACCCAAGCAGGATAAGGAATTACTGCATAGTATTATGAGTGCTTACTGCAACTTGCAAGATGTCGGTAAAGTGCGAgacatttttttgtcaatGAGTTTGGAACCGAAGGATGCGGGTGGAGTTGATGAAACAAGCGCAACGATAATGATCAAAGCATATACATATAATGACTTGATCTATGTTCAGAAATTTTGGGATAACCTCTCAATGTTTGGATTGGTTCCGGATTATCAAATGTTCAAGCAATACTTGATTGCTTATTCGTATCATGGGtacattgaaaaatcaattgagaTAGTAAACTCGATTCAGGATTATGAGTTAGAATTGACTAGCGACTTGCTCATCAGCATGCATAATTTCTGCTATCAAATTGAGGGTCAAGAAAAGTTGAAAAGCTGGGCTCAGTTAAATCATCCAGCAATTTGGCAACAAGCTGTTGAATCAGGAAAACTAATTGATGCTTCGGGATATAAACCAAATGAgaattttcttgttgatgGATCAAGTAGTGATCCAAAACATATATCTGAGCCAATATTTAAATAGATTCTTGTATATAAGTCATGTATGTAAACTATTAACGTAgtaattatttattgattctaGTATTGTTAACCTTGGTTGCAAACCTCAAAGAGTTTATGGTTTCATTTAAATCCTTGGTAAGTGGTGATATGTTTACAAACATCAATGTCTTGGAGTTTCCACCAAGACTGTGCTTCAATAGGTATGTTAGCTTGCTATTTCTATAGGGAACATGCGACCCATCCTTGAGATTCAATGAATGGATGACATCCCCAAGACATGATAAGGATTTATTGATTGCTTGAGTTTCCTTGAGTCTGTCTCCCTCTGCACGTGAGTTGTTGAGCCTTTCTGACCCTGCAAGGtctatcaaatttaaagtTCCGCAGCTTGACTCTTTGGTTAAACTATTATAACCttgtaaatcaattataaaaattgaatgtGATCTAGATGAATGATCATTGGATTTTGTTGCGGCTGTACTTCGTTTCTTATTCGCCTGGTTCAATATTGTAATGGCTTGCTCTGGAGATTTGATGTCAATTGTGGAAACATTTGTCACTGTAGTTTTACCAGCAATGTCGTCGTGTTTTATTTCGTATTTTGTGTTGGGATCAATTTTGGGATTCAAAAGATCAATTATTGCCTCATTgtaaatttcaataaatttccCGCGCACCGTGTACGACCAACCTTTCTCTTTCAACTCTTCTATGTCattgaatattttcttcaacgACAAGGGAATCATCCCATTAGTGGGGTGTGACATTGTAAAAGTCTTACCAGAACCCGTCTGACCATAAGCGAAAACACACACATTAGTACCATCCAAAGAACATTGAATCAACTGTGACAACTCTTCAAACACTAAATCGTTGGATTGTTCTCGCTCAAAAATCTTGTCAAACAGAAACCTAAGATTGGagaaattattgttgatattacGAGTGATAACTAGCTCCTGCTTGGattcatcattaatatCCTGCGGAGCTTcatattgaataatatcttcggaagaagaagacgacgacgacgatgacgatgacgaCACATTTCTTATACGACAGAATACGCGGATGTTTCCTTTCAAGTCTTGTAGTTGGGCATGTAACTTTCTTCGTTTGGTTTCCTGGTCAACCAACTCGGTTTTCATTCGACCAACTTCAAACTGTAACCGATGCACTTCTGACGTTCTTGCTGTTGacttttcaaatattgcTTTCACTGATTCCTTCGTAGTTGCTACTTTCTTCTCTAATGCCTGTATATCCTCTTGtttgcttttgtttttagATGTCAATTGGTCCAATAACAATGTAAATTTGTCCACCTTGTTGGAAGCaccttcaatttcaacagATTTTATTAGCTCAATTTGTTTCGTTTTGGACTCTAGTAGACTGTTAATGTCCGCAATCTCTTTTTTCATATTGTTTATATCGTCGTTGACCCGACCAACCATcattaattcttgtttatgttggtcttctttcaattggATCAATCTTCTATTCAAATCACTCTCGGTATTCTTTCTGTCcagtttgattttattgatctctttgttcaaatttgaaatctcTACTTCGTATTTGTGTTGTTTTTCTGTTAAAATTTTGTCAACCTGTTTAGTTATATcttcttttaaattattcaatttctctTGATGATTCATTTTTAGCTGGTGATTGTTTAGCTCaaaattcttgattaaTGCGTCCAATGAACTTTGTTTATAGCTATTTAGTTCGCCAATTTTGAGattcaaatcatttaaaatcCTCTCTAGATTTTGGTAGTTGGATTGAATAGTAAAGTTCTCATATGTTTGTTTTTCTAACTCATTTCTTAAGGTTGTGGCATTGagtttcaattgttctaaatctattttcttttcattcaCTAGTTGTCTAAGCCTGTTTGACTCTGAAATGGTTAATGTGGGTACAGTATCTTTTGCTACTGGGATTTGGCTGGTAGTTTTCCTCATTTTATTACTAACACTCACAGTATTGTCATTTAGAGGACGTCTCAAActatttgatgaagaacTTCCACCTAAAAGATTTGATGGTTGTGACACATTTAGAAATTTATGTTTAGTATTTTCGTCACTCATTACTTGTGCACGATTGACTATTGGATTGtagtttcaaaattgtaAAAAACCTGTCTGGCAACTTTTTGAAACTTAAttgtaaacaaaaaataaaaacaaatcaaatcaaaatcaaaaccagaggaaaaaaaaaaaaaaaaaacttgcACGTGACTAGCCTTGCAGattcagttttttttttctagtTCCCGCGTAAGAAATTAGACTCTCGATGAGATGGGcaagtttttcttttt
Coding sequences within it:
- the KAR3 gene encoding Kar3p (Kinesin-like microtubule motor protein; required for nuclear fusion during mating; C-terminal motor domain; mutants are viable; null has high-frequency white-opaque switching phenotype), with the protein product MSDENTKHKFLNVSQPSNLLGGSSSSNSLRRPLNDNTVSVSNKMRKTTSQIPVAKDTVPTLTISESNRLRQLVNEKKIDLEQLKLNATTLRNELEKQTYENFTIQSNYQNLERILNDLNLKIGELNSYKQSSLDALIKNFELNNHQLKMNHQEKLNNLKEDITKQVDKILTEKQHKYEVEISNLNKEINKIKSDRKNTESDLNRRLIQLKEDQHKQELMMVGRVNDDINNMKKEIADINSLLESKTKQIELIKSVEIEGASNKVDKFTLLLDQLTSKNKSKQEDIQALEKKVATTKESVKAIFEKSTARTSEVHRLQFEVGRMKTELVDQETKRRKLHAQLQDLKGNIRVFCRIRNVSSSSSSSSSSSSEDIIQYEAPQDINDESKQELVITRNINNNFSNLRFSFDKIFEREQSNDLVFEELSQLIQCSLDGTNVCVFAYGQTGSGKTFTMSHPTNGMIPLSLKKIFNDIEELKEKGWSYTVRGKFIEIYNEAIIDLLNPKIDPNTKYEIKHDDIAGKTTVTNVSTIDIKSPEQAITILNQANKKRSTAATKSNDHSSRSHSIFIIDLQGYNSLTKESSCGTLNLIDLAGSERLNNSRAEGDRLKETQAINKSLSCLGDVIHSLNLKDGSHVPYRNSKLTYLLKHSLGGNSKTLMFVNISPLTKDLNETINSLRFATKVNNTRINK